One window of the Ictidomys tridecemlineatus isolate mIctTri1 chromosome 11, mIctTri1.hap1, whole genome shotgun sequence genome contains the following:
- the LOC144368710 gene encoding intelectin-2-like, which produces MTSAGGGWTLVASVHENNMAGKCTVGDRWSSQQGNRADYPEGDGNWANYNTFGSAEAATSDDYKNPGYYDIQAADLGIWHVPNKSPMQNWRNSSLLRYRTRTGFFQHLEHNLFGLYQKF; this is translated from the exons ATGACCTCTGCGGGTGGTGGCTGGACCCTGGTGGCCAGTGTGCACGAGAACAACATGGCTGGGAAGTGCACGGTGGGCGATCGGTGGTCCAGCCAGCAGGGCAACAGAGCAGACTACCCAGAGGGGGACGGCAACTGGGCCAATTACAACACCTTCGGGTCTGCAGAGGCGGCCACCAGTGACGACTACAAG AACCCTGGCTATTACGACATCCAGGCTGCGGACCTGGGCATCTGGCATGTGCCCAACAAGAGCCCCATGCAGAACTGGCGGAACAGCTCTCTGCTGAGGTACCGCACCAGAACTGGCTTCTTCCAGCATCTGGAACATAATCTGTTTGGCCTCTACCAG AAATTCTGA